Proteins found in one Phycodurus eques isolate BA_2022a chromosome 18, UOR_Pequ_1.1, whole genome shotgun sequence genomic segment:
- the pou3f2a gene encoding LOW QUALITY PROTEIN: POU domain, class 3, transcription factor 2a (The sequence of the model RefSeq protein was modified relative to this genomic sequence to represent the inferred CDS: inserted 1 base in 1 codon) yields MCQPISANKERSEADHRCAPLXSPLAQRPGDAGERRLAAPPDSPLLILPARAVMATATSNHFSVLSSPGSPPPPPPPPQQQSESGTMQQQQQQQQQQQQQQQYRDAHALLQSDYGAHPLSHHAHQWIAALSHHGDALAPWPSSPLGEQDVKPVLHDDEREELRDSGGGGGGGAQQRHPHPAAHHDARACWRTGSTAMQATSEGQALLYSQSGFGMMPGGEQGGMHHSHPLPHPHHHALPRDDEQHGGHSPHLSDHGGGPPPPQQHQDHSDEDTPTSDELEQFAKQFKQRRIKLGFTQADVGLALGTLYGNVFSQTTICRFEALQLSFKNMCKLKPLLNKWLEEADSTSGSPTSLDKIAAQGRKRKKRTSIEVGVKGALESHFLKCPKPGAAEINSLADSLQLEKEVVRVWFCNRRQKEKRMTPAGGGLPGGEDVYGDSPPHHGGQTPVQ; encoded by the exons ATGTGTCAGCCAATCTCGGCCAATAAAGAGCGGAGCGAGGCGGACCACAGGTGCGCGCCTC CGTCCCCCCTGGCACAGCGCCCCGGAGATGCTGGAGAGAGACGCCTGGCTGCTCCTCCTGACTCCCCCCTCCTCATACTCCCCGCTCGGGCGGTGATGGCGACCGCCACGTCCAACCACTTCAGCGTCCTCAGCAGCCCCGGCAgccctccgccgccgccgccgccgccgcagcagCAGTCGGAGTCCGGGAccatgcagcagcagcagcagcagcagcagcagcagcagcagcagcagcagtacaGGGACGCGCACGCCCTGCTCCAGAGCGACTACGGCGCGCACCCGCTCAGCCATCACGCGCACCAGTGGATCGCGGCGCTGTCTCACCACGGGGACGCCTTAGCCCCGTGGCCGTCCAGTCCGCTCGGGGAGCAGGACGTCAAGCCGGTGCTGCACGACGACGAGCGCGAGGAGCTGCGCGActccggcggcggcggcggcggcggcgcgcaACAGCGACACCCTCACCCGGCCGCGCATCACGACGCCAGAGCATGCTGGCGCACCGGCAGCACCGCCATGCAGGCGACGTCTGAGGGTCAGGCTCTGCTCTACTCGCAGTCCGGCTTCGGGATGATGCCCGGCGGCGAGCAAGGCGGCATGCACCACTCGCACCCGCTCCCGCACCCGCACCACCACGCGCTGCCTCGGGACGACGAGCAGCACGGCGGCCACAGCCCGCACCTGAGCGACCACGGAGgcgggccgccgccgccgcagcagCACCAGGACCACTCGGACGAAGACACGCCGACCTCGGACGAGCTGGAGCAGTTCGCCAAGCAGTTCAAGCAGCGGCGCATCAAGCTGGGCTTCACGCAGGCCGACGTGGGTCTGGCCCTGGGGACCCTGTACGGCAACGTCTTCTCGCAGACCACCATCTGCAGGTTCGAGGCGCTGCAGCTGAGCTTCAAGAACATGTGCAAGCTCAAGCCGCTGCTGAACAAGTGGCTGGAGGAGGCCGACTCCACGTCGGGCAGCCCCACCAGCCTGGACAAGATCGCCGCGCAGGGCCGCAAGAGGAAAAAGAGGACCTCCATCGAGGTGGGCGTCAAGGGGGCCCTGGAGAGCCACTTCCTCAAGTGCCCCAAGCCCGGCGCGGCCGAGATCAACTCGCTGGCCGACAGCCTGCAGCTGGAGAAGGAGGTGGTCCGGGTTTGGTTCTGTAACAGGAGGCAGAAGGAGAAGCGGATGACGCCCGCTGGGGGGGGTCTGCCCGGGGGGGAGGACGTGTACGGGGACAGCCCCCCGCACCACGGAGGACAGACCCCGGTgcagtga